Proteins encoded by one window of Taeniopygia guttata chromosome 1A, bTaeGut7.mat, whole genome shotgun sequence:
- the AVPR1A gene encoding vasopressin V1a receptor, which produces MRLAGGAGSPRAVPLPGNGSWWRAAEPGGGSSPSPEAWSGSPNGSLGGWDPFGRDEELAKLEIAVLAVTFAVAVVGNGSVLLALRRTPRKASRMHLFIRHLSLADLVVAFFQVLPQLCWEVTHRFHGPDGLCRVVKHLQVFGMFASAYMLVAMTADRYIAVCHPLKTLQQPTKRSYGMIAAAWALSLLLSTPQYFIFSLSEVERGSQVYDCWAHFIMPWGPRAYITWITGGIFIAPVLILIICYGFICYRIWRNVRGKTRPGEAAAAGSGRRAGDDGGPRRGLLLAPCVSNVKTISRAKIRTVKMTFVIVSVYVVCWAPFFTIQMWSVWDQRFPWVDSENTATTVTALLASLNSCCNPWIYMFFSGHLLQDCLQSFPCCQKIKQTLSKEDSNSNSRRQTSFTNNRSPTHSLNTWREMPHSKSTSFIPIPT; this is translated from the exons ATGCGCCTCGCCGGGGGCGCCGGCTCCCCCCGGGCTGTGCCTTTACCCGGGAATGGCAGCTGGTGGCGGGCGGCGGAgcccggcggcggcagcagcccCAGTCCCGAGGCGTGGTCGGGGTCGCCGAACGGCAGCCTGGGCGGCTGGGACCCCTTCGGGCGGGACGAGGAGCTGGCGAAGCTGGAGATCGCGGTGCTGGCCGTCACCTTCGCGGTGGCGGTGGTGGGGAACGGCAGCGTGCTGCTGGCGCTGCGGCGCACGCCGCGCAAGGCGTCCCGCATGCACCTCTTCATCCGCCACCTCAGCCTGGCCGACCTGGTGGTGGCCTTCTTCCAggtgctgccccagctctgctgggaggtgACCCACCGCTTCCACGGCCCCGACGGGCTCTGCCGCGTCGTCAAGCACCTGCAGGTCTTCGGCATGTTCGCCTCGGCGTACATGCTGGTGGCCATGACCGCCGACCGCTACATCGCCGTCTGCCACCCGCTGAAGACGCTGCAGCAGCCCACCAAGCGCTCGTACGGGATGATCGCGGCGGCCTGGGCGCTCAGCCTGCTGCTCAGCACCCCGCAGTACTTCATCTTCTCCCTCAGCGAAGTGGAGCGCGGCTCGCAAGTCTACGACTGCTGGGCGCACTTCATCATGCCCTGGGGGCCCCGCGCCTACATCACTTGGATCACCGGCGGCATCTTCATCGCGCCTgtcctcatcctcatcatctGCTACGGCTTCATCTGCTACCGCATCTGGCGCAACGTCCGGGGCAAGACGCGCCCGGGGGAGGCGGCAGCAGCGGGTAGCGGGCGGCGGGCAGGTGATGATGGTGGCCCGCGACGGGGGCTGCTGCTCGCCCCTTGTGTCAGCAACGTCAAAACCATCTCCCGCGCCAAGATCCGCACCGTCAAGATGACATTCGTCATCGTCTCGGTGTACGTCGTTTGCTGGGCGCCCTTCTTCACCATCCAGATGTGGTCCGTCTGGGACCAGCGCTTCCCCTGGGTCG atTCTGAAAACACTGCAACTACTGTTACAGCTCTGCTGGCCAGCCTGAACAGTTGCTGTAACCCGTGGATCTACATGTTCTTCAGTGGGCACCTCCTCCAAGACTGCCTACAGAGCTTCCCTTGCTGccaaaaaataaagcaaacgCTGAGTAAAGAAGACTCAAACAGCAATAGCAGGCGACAGACTTCTTTCACCAACAACAGAAGCCCAACCCACAGCCTAAACACATGGAGAGAGATGCCCCACTCCAAATCGACCAGCTTCATCCCCATCCCAACGTGA